Within the Rhizobium grahamii genome, the region GACTACAAGACGATGCGTTATCCGGGCCATATGGACCTGATGAACTTCTTCTTCCACGAACTGCTGATGCGCGACAAGCGCGGCCTCGCAGGCGAAATCCTCACGAATGCGAAACCGCCTGTCGATGACGATGTGGTCTATGTACACGTCGCTGCGGAAGGCACGCAGGCGGGCAGTCTCCGCCGCAAGGAGTTCGTCCGCGCCTACTACCCGATCGAGATCGCAGGCGCGCGGCGCACCGCCATCGCCTGGACGACGTCTGCCTCTGTTGTTGCCGTGATCGAGATGGTCCGCGACGGATTGCTGCCGAACAGCGGCTTTCTGCATCAGGAGCATATCCCGCTGGAGATGTTCCTGCAGACGCCGACCGGCAGCCTGTTCAAGGGCGGCGCCCACAAACACCGCTAGAGCGCCGTGCGTCCTTAAGGACGCACAAAGACGCTCTATCTTGTTGAATCTACGCATCAGGCTTTCCGAAAATCGATTGGATTTTCGGGCCGATGCTGTAGTCGATCGTTGCACCGGACGTCGGCCCTATGGGGCCGGCGTTTCCGCTGCCGTTACTCCAGGGCTAGGATGGCGTTCGCTGGCTCGGCAAGGCGCAGCGCTTGCCGCAGCTCGGGATGCCCGGCAGCATGTAACGCAGGCAGCAGATCTTGCGCCTGGCAACACGTTCTCCCTCATCCTCGACGTAGTGCACGCAGCCACAGAACGGATTGACGCCCCCATCGGGCAGGCAGCCGCGAATGAAAAGCGGCAGGTCGTTCTCCATCGACTTGTCCGCTGACGTCAGTCGCATGACATAGTCGACGTAGACGGCGGCATTGTTCCAGCAAAGCTTGGCTGAAAGCCCGCAACCTTTCAATCTCGCGACCGTCTCGTTCAGATGCGTCTCCATCAGATCGGAGACACTCTCGAAGCTGTCGTCTGTCGCCGCGCATGTCGTTCCCTTGTGCGGAACGCCGAAAGCCCGCGGCAATCCATCCGGATGCAGCGCAATCGTCATACTGCGGAAATCGACCGGCAGCGACTGGTTGGCGAGCCGCCGCGCCAGGAGGTAGGGAATGGTCAGGCCGGAAAAATAATAGAGCGACCACATCGAAACGACCGCGCGCCGATCGGTGCCGTTACTCTTGGCCATATACCGCTCGATGGCATGCTCGAACTCGCCACCGGCCGCGAAGAAGGTGGGCAGCGGAATGCCGTCAGGCAGGTCCGCAGACAGCATCATGCGTTCCTGGCACCAGGCATGGTCACCGACGAATGCCGGCGAGAGGCCGACAGGTTCGCTCTCCATGGGCATGATATGTCGGGCAGCGCTCGCCATCAGTGCGCAGTCACGCAGAATCCGGCGGCAGTCACGCAGAATCCGGCGACGGCGAGCCCCTCGGCTGGCTGCAGTTCGCGCCGCTGTCTCGACTGCTCATGGCTTGTCTGGTTTTTCATCGGTCGATACGCCGCACATCTCAGATATGCAGAGTTAAATACTCAAGAAATGCGGGCATTGGAATAGGAAATGATGACTTTTCTATTCCACTTTCTTCTGTTGCCTTCTGCAGCCGGGACGTCAGCCTTTTGCCTCCGTCAGCAGCCAGCGGCGGAACGCGGCGGCGGCCGGTCGCTCGAGCGCCGGTCCCGGGTAGACAAGGTGAAATGCAAGCCGGCTGGCGACGCCGATCGGGAAGGGAGCGACGAGCGCGCCGTCGCGAAGCTCAGCCTCCACGAAGGATTTCC harbors:
- the fhuF gene encoding siderophore-iron reductase FhuF, yielding MPMESEPVGLSPAFVGDHAWCQERMMLSADLPDGIPLPTFFAAGGEFEHAIERYMAKSNGTDRRAVVSMWSLYYFSGLTIPYLLARRLANQSLPVDFRSMTIALHPDGLPRAFGVPHKGTTCAATDDSFESVSDLMETHLNETVARLKGCGLSAKLCWNNAAVYVDYVMRLTSADKSMENDLPLFIRGCLPDGGVNPFCGCVHYVEDEGERVARRKICCLRYMLPGIPSCGKRCALPSQRTPS